From Magnetococcales bacterium, one genomic window encodes:
- a CDS encoding FkbM family methyltransferase yields the protein MASEHYTKWWDMVEEGVWEPNLFSLFERFIIPGSTVIDVGAWIGGTALFCAHLASKVFLFEPDPVALNILRRNLSLNPKLGLKMTLIEAGFACHDGWAPIFNDHPGNSGSSLLSYNFESRDNSIKPIGEMPLYDAKRFLSQIDMPNVSLIKIDIEGAEYDVVPTIAPFLQEHRPTLLLSLHPYKLGGQGSDSNDRLYRLTRSAALFESVAHYPYIFHEMEGKLVRRNDKEQILHELRTTGLVSGSYAFSYRAGW from the coding sequence GTGGCTTCCGAGCACTATACCAAATGGTGGGACATGGTTGAAGAAGGGGTGTGGGAACCAAATCTATTCAGCCTCTTTGAAAGGTTTATCATTCCAGGTAGCACAGTAATCGATGTCGGTGCCTGGATTGGTGGTACAGCACTTTTCTGCGCCCATTTGGCCTCGAAAGTCTTCTTGTTCGAACCCGACCCGGTAGCTCTGAATATCTTGCGTCGTAATCTCTCCCTTAACCCGAAGCTCGGGTTGAAGATGACGTTGATCGAAGCGGGTTTTGCTTGTCACGACGGCTGGGCGCCGATATTCAATGATCATCCGGGCAATAGTGGTTCCAGTTTGCTTTCTTACAATTTTGAAAGCCGCGATAACAGCATCAAACCGATTGGTGAAATGCCATTATACGATGCCAAGCGATTTCTTTCCCAAATTGACATGCCCAATGTCTCATTGATCAAGATCGACATCGAAGGAGCCGAGTATGACGTGGTTCCTACTATCGCGCCGTTTCTGCAGGAACATCGGCCAACGCTTTTGCTTTCTTTACATCCTTACAAGCTGGGCGGGCAAGGATCGGATTCAAATGATCGCCTGTATCGTCTGACACGTTCCGCCGCTCTGTTTGAGAGCGTGGCCCACTATCCCTATATTTTTCACGAAATGGAGGGAAAGCTTGTACGAAGAAACGACAAGGAACAAATTCTTCACGAACTGCGCACAACCGGATTGGTCTCTGGTTCCTACGCCTTTTCTTATAGAGCGGGATGGTAA